The DNA region CCGGCTGAGGGGTAGCGGCGCTCATGTGGCAATCATAGCGGATCACCCGGGACAGCAGACCGGCGTTGTATCAAAGCGCGATAAACCTGGCCCGCAGGGCTCGAAAATCGGGGGATTGAACCCCACAATACGCACATTCATCCATTCCGCTGGGGATTGAGTCATGCCGATCTACGAATACCGTTGCCAGTCCTGTGGCCACGAACTTGAAAAGCTGCAGAAAATGTCCGATGAACCCCTGGTCGATTGCCCGGCCTGCGGGCAGCCGGCGTTGAACAAGTTGGTCTCGGCGGCCGGTTTTCGCCTCAAGGGGGGCGGCTGGTACGAGACCGACTTCAAGAAGGACGGCAAGCGCAACCTGGCCGGCGATCCCGGCGGTGGGAGCGAGACGAAGAAGGATTCGAAAAGTGACAGTGGATCGTCCGCCGGCGGCGGCGAGAAGTCGTCATCCGGCAAGAGCGAATCGACCGGGAAGGCAGCCTGATGCGGACACAGCTTTGCGGAGAAGTCAACGAATCCCTGGCCGACCAGATCGTGGCAGTCTGCGGCTGGGTCAATCGCGCGCGTGATTTTGGCGGGCTGATCTTCATCGGTCTGCGCGACCACGCCGGCGTGCTTCAGGTGGTGGTCGAGCCGGACAACGCCGAGATGTTCGCCGTGGCCGAAAAGCTCCGCAACGAGTATTGCGTGCGGATCACCGGCAAGGTGCGCATGCGCCCGAAAAGCCAGTGGAACACCGACATGGCCACCGGCAAAGTCGAGCTGCTGGCCGATACTGTCGAATTGCTCAATGCCAGCGCGCCGCTGCCGCTGCTGATGACCGACGAAGATGGCGAGGAAGTGCGGCTGAAGTACCGCTACCTCGACTTGAGGCGCGAGCGGCTGCAGAAGAACCTGCGTCTGCGCGCCCGGCTCAACAGCGCCATTCGCGCCAGCCTGGAATCCCAGGGCTTTGTCGACACCGAGACCCCCATCCTGACCCGCGCCACGCCCGAGGGCGCGCGCGATTACCTGGTGCCCAGCCGCGTGCATCCGGGCAGCTTCTTCGCCCTGCCGCAGTCGCCGCAGATCTTCAAGCAACTATTGATGATGAGCGGGCTGGATCGCTACTACCAGATCGCGCGCTGCTTCCGCGACGAGGACCTGCGCGCCGACCGCCAGCCCGAATTTACCCAGCTCGACCTGGAGATGTCATTCGTCGAGGAGGCTGACGTACAGGGCGTGGCCGAAGGGATGATCCGTGACGTGTTTGCGCGTGTGCTCGATGTCGAGCTGCCCGATCCCTTCCCACGCATGAGCTGGGACGAGGCCATGGCCCGTTACGGCTCAGACAAGCCGGATCTTCGCATCGACATGGAACTGGTCACGATCTGCGAGCAGGTGCGACATGTCGAGTTCAAGGTCTTCTCCGGCCCGGCCAATGACCCGGCCTCGCGCGTGGCCGCGCTCCGGGTGCCGGGGGGCGCGCAACTGTCGCGCAAGCAGATCGATGAATACACCGAGTACGTGGGCCGTTACGGCGCCAAGGGCCTGGCCTGGATGAAGGTCAATGATGCTGCTGCCGGACTGGAAGGCGTGCAGTCGCCAGTCGCCAAGTTCCTTGACGAGCAGGCGGTTTCCGGCGTTCTGTCGGCCACGGAGGCGGCAGACGGCGATATCGTCTTCTTCGGCGCCGGGTCACGACAGATCGTCAACACCTTTCTCGGTGCCCTGCGCCTGAAGGTCGCGCGTGATCTCGAGCTGGTCGGCGAGGGCTGGAAGCCGCTGTGGGTGGTCGACTTTCCGATGTTCGAGTACGACGAGGAAGATCAACGCTACTACGCCCTGCATCACCCGTTCACCGCCCCGGCCGTTGCCGATGCGGGCGCACTCAAGGCCGATCCGGTGGGTGCGCTTTCGCGGGCCTACGACATGGTGCTCAACGGTGCCGAGATCGGCGGCGGTTCGATCCGTATTCACAACCCCGAGTTGCAGCAGGCGGTGTTCGACGTGCTCGGCATTGAAGAGCAGGAAGCCAAGGCCCGTTTCGGGTTCCTGCTCGAGGCCTTGCGCTACGGCTGCCCGCCGCATGGTGGCATTGCCTTCGGCATCGACCGCATCGCCGCACTGATGGCCGGTGAGGATTCGATCCGCGAGGTGATCGCCTTTCCGAAGACGACCACGGCCGGTTGCCTGCTCACCGGTGCGCCGGCGGCGGTCGAGGGCGATCAGCTCGACGAGCTGCGCCTGAAGCTGAAACCGGTCGGTTGAGAGGTGAGCGTGGTGGCATGAATCGCAAGGTCATCCTGGTTCACGGCCTCTGGTACGGTCAGCTCGGGCTGACCCTGCTCAGACGTCGCCTGGTCCGGGCCGGCTTTGACTGCCACGGCTTTTCCTATCCCACGATGCGGCGGCCCCTGGCCGCCAATGCCCGATCCCTGTACGAGTTTGCCCGTCGTTTCGACGACGGGCCGGTCGATTTCGTCGGTCACAGTCTCGGCGGGCTGGTGATTCTGCGCATGCTCGACGAATTCGGTGGCCTGCCGCCGGGGCGGGTGGTGTTGCTGGGCTCGCCGGTCAGGGGTTCTGCGGTGGCCAGCGAGGCGGCCGACCTGCCGTTGATCCGCCCGCTGGTCGGACGAGCGAAAAACGCGCTGGAGTACGGCTATCGTGCCGCACCGGCTGACCGTGAAACCGGCGTCGTCATGGGCACCGGCCATGTCGGGGTGGGGCGGCTGTTCAAAAGCCTGGAAACCCCCAGCGACGGCGTGGTCGGGGTCGAGGAATGCCGCCTGGAGGGCGCCACCGACGAACTCGTCCTGCCCGTCACCCACACCGGTCTGGTGACCTCGCGTCAGGGAGCCGAGGCGGTTGCCCGCTTCCTCGAGAGCGGGCGTTTCGGGGGTGACCGGGCTTAGGTATTCGACTTCGGGGTCTGTTACGGCCGGGGTATCCACATCGGTTCAATGTGGTGGCCAGATCCTCGGTGGACATATGGATTTCGTCGCCCCGGAATCGCCGCAGGCGATATCCGGGGCCTCGCACGGTGCGGCTGGCTCGCCGTCAACGATAGTCGCATGCCGTGCAAATGTCAGGCGTGCGAGATCCCGGCTCGGAGCCTGTCCCGGACCTGATCCGGGAGCCGGGACGACAGGGGTACAGATGCGTTCGCGCCGACGGCCTAAACGCATCGGGACGACGGGGGAGTAGCCCCGTCGTCCGAATCTGTCTCAATCCCACGGATTGCAGTCATACCCCGCCACTCGAACCAGCCGGTCGGCTTCCACGACACCGGTGCCCAGGCCCGACTCAGTGAAATCGTAGCCCAGCAGCAGCGTGTTGCAATCCAGCGCCTCGATGGTCATCCAGCCAATCGGAATGCGTTCGATGTCGGCATCGTCGAACACATCAGGGCCGAAGCCGAAGAACTCGCCGCCGACCAGGTATTCCATTTCGAGGTCGACGAAATCGAAGCCCGGCTCCATGCCGCCGGTGTTGCCGGCCACCCAGGCCGGTTCGCCGTCGAGGTAGGTGAAGAACAGGGCGAAGGCGTAATTGGTGTCGACCTGGTTGACACGATCGTACTGTTCCCCGATATGCAGCACCAGGCCGCTGGAAGGAATGCCCTCGATGGTGTACTGGCCGGACATGCGCCCGTGCAGGGGCGGATATTCGAACTGGGGGGGGTCGAGTTGTGGCAGGTAGGGCTCTACGTCGATCAGCACACTGTCGATGGCGCCGGGATCGAACGGGTGCCAGCTCAATTCCAGGGTGAACCAGTCGTTGTAGTCGTCCAGGGTGAACTGTGTTTCATCGTCGACCGACACGGGATCGACGGCCAGCATCCAGGTGCGCCCCTGCCGGCTGACGTAGTTGCCAGTCGCGCCGATATCGCCCACCGCCGGTTTCCCGATCAGCTGCGAGCGGTGCCAGGCCACTTCGACAATGCCGGCATCGGCCCAGACTTCGGGCACCAGCACGTCTCCGTCGCCGCTGAGCTGGCGCATGCGCACCATCACCACGGAGTGGCCGGGGTCGTGACAGCCGACGCGCCAGACCGTGATCCGCACCCGCGCATCCGGGGTGTTCGGGTCAATGGTCGGTGCCCAGATGGTGCGGCGGTGGATCACGTTCTCGTCGGAAACTGGACCTTCTGGCAGCCACAGCGAAATGCAGCCGGGTGGAAACGGCGAATTGAGGTCGGTCAGTACGTTGATCTCGCCGGTGGCAAAGGACTTGCTGGCCAGAAATACCAGCAACAGCGGTAACAGTCGGCGCATGGTCGGACTCCCGGTTGATTCTGGGCCTGATTGTAGCGGGCCGGGCTGAGTGGCGGCTGAATGGGGCGCCGGCGGGCTGGCGGGGGCGCGGAATTCAGGAGTCGGTGCCGTTCCCCGTCACCCTCCAAACCCGTCGCCCCGGACTTGTTCCGGGGCCTCGCACACATCGGCGGGTACGGCGGTGAGCCCAGTCCTCAAGTCGTGCAGATTCCCCGCGTGCGGGGTCCCGGATATCGCCTGCGGCGATTCCGGGACAACATGGGGGCGTCCCGTCTCGGTGGCCCCGCCCCATTTTCCGTCTTCCCTCTACCCGACCAGCCCTCCCGCAACCCCCTTCGTCAAACTCCGACGTTAGGTTAAAATTCCACGTTTGCCAAACTATTCAGAGGTTCCAACTCCCATGGCCGGTCACAGCAAATGGGCCAACATCCAGCATCGCAAGAAGGCGCAGGATGCCAAGCGCGGCAAGATCTTCACGCGCCTGATTCGTGAAATTTCGGTGGCCGCGCGCGAGGGCGGCGGCGATCCGGAGGCCAATCCGCGCCTGCGCCTGGCCATCGACAAGGCCAACGGCGCCAATGTGCCCAAGGACAATATCGAACGCGCCATCAAGAAAGCCACCGGCGAGCTCGAGGGCGCGGCCTACGAAGAGCTGCGCTACGAGGGCTATGCGCCCGGCGGCGTGGCGGTGATGGTCGATTGTCTGACCGACAACCGTAATCGTACGGTCTCGGAGGTTCGCCACGCCTTTACCAAGCATGGCGGCAATCTGGGCACCGACGGGTCGGTGGCGTTTCAGTTCGAAAAGCGCGGCGTGATCACCTATGCGCCGGGCACCAGCGAGGACAAGGTCATGGAGGCCGCGCTCGAGGCCGGTGCCGAGGATATCGTCACCGACGATGACGGCTCGATCGAGGTGCTCACCACGCCCGAGGAGTTCGAAGCCGTGCGCGACGGCCTCAAGGCCGCCGGACTGGAATTCGAGCAGGCCGAGGTCACCCAGCGTGCCGACAACCTGGTCGAGGTCGATGTCGAGACCGGGCGCAAGGTGCTGAAGTTTCTCGACGTGCTCGAGGATCTCGACGACACCCAGGATGTGTGGTCGAACGCGGATATTCCGGCTGAGGCTTATGACGAATAAGCGTTCAGGGTTCAGGGTTCAGGGTTCAGGTGAGTTTGCCCGAAACGCGAACGGCAGCCTGGCTGGGCGATGAGAATTCTCGGCCTCGATCCCGGCTCGCGGATTACCGGTGTCGGCATCATCGAGGACGGGCGGATGGTGCATGCCGAGGCGCTGAAGCTCGGCGGCGGGCCCATGCCCGAGCGGCTGGGTCTGATTTTTGACGGGGTGCGGGAGCTGGTCGATCGCTACCAGCCCGTCGTGGCCGCGGTCGAGACCGTGTTCATGAGTCGCAACCCGCAGGCGGCGATCAAGCTGGGTCAGGCCCGTGGCGCGGCGATCTGTGCCGCGGTCAGTTGCGGGCTGGAAGTGCATGAATACGCACCGCGCGCGATCAAACAGGCGATTGTCGGGCGCGGCGGGGCGGCCAAGGAGCAGATCCAGCACATGACGCGGGTCCTGCTCAAGCTCAAGGTCGATCTCGGCGAGGATGCATCCGATGCCCTGGCCGTCGCCCTGTGTCATCATCACACCGCACAAACCGCTTCACGTCTGCCTCCGGGAGTCACTTTGCGATGATTGTTCGCCTGTCCGGTACATTGATCGAACGCCAGCCGCCGGCGCTGGTGATCGACGTTCAGGGTGTGGGCTACGAGGTCGAGGCCCCGCTCAACGTGTTCGACCGCCTGCCGGCCGACGGCGAGCCGCTGACCATACTCACCCACCTGGTGGTGCGCGAGGATGCCCAGATTCTCTACGGCTTCTTAAGCGAGGCCGACCGCAAGCTGTTTCGCGAGTTGCTCAAGGTCTCGGGCATCGGGCCGCGACTGGCGCTGGCCATTCTTTCAGGTGTCAGTGGCGAAGATTTCGCCCTGATGGTCGAGGCCGGCGACGCCCAGGCCTTGACGCGCCTGCCGGGCATCGGCAAGAAGACCGCCGAGCGGTTGATCCTGGAAATGCGTGGCAAGGTGTCCGACCTGGGCGAGGGTGCGGCAACGACCGGTGCCGGCGGTGATGCCTCCGGCGAGGCCCGCGCCGCCCTGACCGCGCTGGGCTACTCCACCGCCGAGGCGTTGAAGATGGTCAAGGCCGTGGCCGATCCCAACCTCTCGCCGGAGGCATTGATTCGCGCTGCGTTGAAGAAGAAGATGGCCGGGTGATGGACGAGCGACTGGTCACCGCCGATACCGACAACGAGGAAGCCCGCATCGAGGCCAGCCTCAGACCTTCGCGCATGGCCGAGTACATCGGTCAGCCGGCGATGAAGGAGCGCCTGGGCATCTACCTGGAATCGGCCCGCGCCCGGCACGAGGCGCTCGATCACGTGCTGATTTTCGGCCCGCCGGGGCTGGGCAAGACCACCCTGGCCAACGTGATCGCCGCGGAGATGGGCACCAACCTGCGCCAGACCTCCGGCCCGGTGCTCGAACGCGCCGGTGACCTGGCCGCCATGCTGACCAATCTCGAGCCGGGTGACGTGCTGTTCGTCGACGAAATACATCGCCTGAGCCCGGTGGTCGAGGAAGTGCTTTATCCGGCCATGGAAGACTACCGCATCGACATCATCATCGGCGAGGGGCCGGCGGCGCGTTCCATTCAGCTCGACCTGCCCCGCTTTACCCTGGTGGGTGCGACCACCCGCGCCGGGTTGCTGACCTCGCCGCTGAGAGACCGCTTTGGCATCGTCGAGCGGCTGGAATTCTACGATGTGGAGGAGCTGGCCCGCATCGTGCTGCGCTCGGCCAGCATACTTGATATCGAGACCGACAAGGCCGGTGCTGCCGAGATCGCCCGGCGCTCGCGCGGCACGCCGCGCATTGCCAATCGCCTGCTCAGGCGGGTGCGCGATTTCGCCCAGGTGCGTGCCGACGGCCATATCACCGAGGCCGTGGCCGCCGACGCGCTGGAAATGATGCAGGTCGATGCGCGCGGATTCGACAGCATGGATCGCCGGCTGCTGAAAAAACTGGTCGAGGATTTCGGCGGCGGGCCGGTAGGCGTGGAAAGCCTGGCCGCCGCCCTTTCGGAAGAACGCGGCACCATCGAGGACGTCATCGAGCCGTACCTGATCCAGGAAGGCTATCTCATGCGCACCGCGCGCGGGCGCATGGCCACGGCCACCGCCTGGCGCCATTTCGGGCTCAATCCGCCCGATGCTGCGGTCGGCGACCTGTTTGCGGATAACGGCTCGTCCGACAAATGACTGCTGTGTTTCGCTACCGTGTCTACTGGGAAGACACCGATGCCGGCGGCGTGGTCTATCATGCGCGCTACCTGGCATTTTTTGAGCGTGCCCGCTCGGACTGGTTGCTCGAACTCGGCTTTCCGCAGGTCGAGATGCGCGAGCGCGACAACCGGCTGTTTGCCGTCAGCCGGATGGATATCGAGTTTCTCCAGCCGGCGAAGCTGGAGGATGAACTCGAAGTCACGGTTGACGTCGAACAGTTTCGTGCCGCCACGATGATATTCGGCCAGCACATGTTTCGCGATGATGGCCAGTTGCTGGCCCGCGCCTCGGTGCGCGCGGCCTGCCTGGCTGCCGACAGTTTTCGCCCGGCGCGCTTTCCTGCACGCCTGCAACAAGCCTTGAAGACTCTGATAACGGAATGACTCAATGAACGGTGAATTGCAAGTCTGGGACCTGATCATGGAGGCCGGTCTGCTGGTGCAGGGCGTCATGGCTCTGCTTCTGCTGGCCTCCGTTGCCTCGTGGATGGTGATTTTCCAGAAACGTCAGATGCTGGCCCGCGCCGAGTCACGGGCGCGCAAGTTCGAGGAAAGCTTCTGGTCCGGAGCCGACCTGATCAAGCTCTACGACAAGGTCGCCGGTGATCGGGCCGGGCGCGAAGGCATCGAGGGCATTTTCGAATCCGGCTTTCGGGAGTTCACACGCCTGCGTGAGGAGAAGCGGCTCGGTGCCGATGCCCTGACCACGGGTGCCCAGCGTGCCATGCGTGTCACCCTGACCCGCGAGATGGACCGCCTTGAGCACCGCCTGAGCTTTCTTGCCACGGTCGGGTCGGTCAGCCCCTACGTGGGACTGTTTGGTACGGTCTGGGGCATCATGAACTCGTTTCGCGGCCTGGCCGGGGCCCACCAGGCCACCATCGCCATGGTCGCACCCGGTATCTCCGAGGCGCTGATCGCCACGGCCATGGGCCTGTTTGCCGCCATTCCGGCAGTGATCGCCTTCAACAAGTTCTCCAACCAGGTTGAGCGTCTGGAAGTGCGTTACGACAACTTCAAGGAAGAATTCGCAACCATCCTGCATCGCCAGGCGCGCCGCCTCGAGGAGCGGGGCGCGGCATGAGTGATCAGCCCTACATCCGGCGCCGCCGGCGGCAGATGTCGGAAATCAACGTCGTGCCGTATATCGACGTGATGCTGGTCCTGCTGGTGATTTTCATGATCACCGCACCGTTGATGAACCTGGGCGTGGAAGTCGAGCTGCCCACCGGGCAGGCCGAGCCGCTGAGCGACCAGGGTGATCCCCTGCTGGTCACGGTCACCCGCGAGGGTGATCTGTACCTGGATACCGGTGATGCGCCACAACTGGTCGACGAGGAAACGCTGGTCGAGATTGTCGGTGCCATTGCCCAGCGCAACCCCGATGTGCAGGTCAGCGTCAGTGGTGATCGTGATGTGGCCTACCAGCATATATACGGTGCCATGGTGTTGCTGCAACGCGCCGGCGTACCCGCGGTCGGCCTGATCGGCGACCTTGAAGACAACTGAGCCGCCCCGGACACCCGGACGATCGCATGATGAACCGATGGATCAGCCCTGAGCGCAAGCAGGCGATCAAGGACCAGCTCTGGGCGCTGGGCCTGGCGCTGGCCGTGCATGTCGGTTTCGTTTTGCTGTTTCTGGCCGGCACCTGGAGCTGGGAGCCTTTCGAACAGGAAACACCGCCGGTGCGTGTGACCCTGGTCGACATGGGCCCTGTTGTCGAGCAGCGTCGTCAGGAAGAAGAGGCACAGCGTCGCCGGGAGGAACAGGCCGAGCAGGAACGCCAGGCCGAACAGCAACGCCAGCGCGAGGAAGAAGAGCGTCGCCGGCAGGAAGAGCTCGAGCAGCAACAGCGCGAAGAGGAACAGCGCCGCCAGCAGGAGCTGGAGCAGCAGCGCCGCGAAGAAGAGCGGCGCCAGCAGGAAGAGGCTGAGCGTCAGCGCCGTGCCGAAGAGGAGCGTCGTGCCGAGGAAGAACGCCAGCGCCGCGAAGAGGAGCGGCGTCAGGTCGAGGAAGAACGCCGCCGTGCCGAGCAGGAGCGCGAACGCGAACTTGAGGAACTCAGGCGGCAGCGCGAGGAAGCCCAGCGTCGACGCGAGGAAGAAGAGCGCCGCATGGCCGAGATCGCCGAGCGCCGTGCCGCCGAGGAAGAGGAGCGACGGGCACAGGAAGAAGCCGAACGCCTGCGCCTGGCCGAGGAACAAGCCGCTGAAGATGCCCGCCGCGCTACGCTGCGCGAAGAGTATGAATCCACCATTCGGGAATTGGTCCGTCGCAACTGGAATCGCCCGCCCACGGCCCAGCCGGGTGTGCGCTGCGATGTGCGGGTGGTCCAGATTCCGGGCGGGGAGATTATTGACGCAACCATTGTCTCACCGTGTAATGCCGACGACGCCACGCGCCGTTCGATTACCGCTGCCGTATTGCGCGTGGGCGAATTGCCATACAGAGGTTACGAGAATGTCTTTGCCAGAGAAATCGTATTTACTTTCCGTTATGACGGGTAGAAGGCTGCTGCTGGCGGCGTTGCTGGCGCTGCTACTGCTGCCGGCGCTGGCCAGCGCCCAGTTGCGCATCGAGATCGTCGATGGTGTCGAGGGTGCCATGCCGATAGCCGTGGTGCCGTTTGCCTGGGATTCCGAGATGCCCGAACCGTCAACCGGCGTGGCCGAGATCATCAGCGGCAACCTCCACCGTTCGGGTCTGTTCGATCCCATGGAAGAGGCGGACATGATCGATCGTCCCTCCCGCCCGACCGAAGTGGGATTCGGCACCTGGCGGCTGTTGCGGGTCGATCACCTGGTTATCGGCCGGGTCACGGATGCCGAGGATGGTGTCGGCTACGAGATCGAGTATCACCTGCTGGATGTGCACACCGGACGCATTCTGCTTTCACAGGCCCTTCCCGTGGGCGCCGGTGATCTTCGCTTCGGCGCTCACCGGGTGACCGATGCAGTCTATGAGGAGCTCATCGGCACCCCGGGTGCATTCGCCACCCGGATTGCCTACGTGGTGGTTACCGAGCGCGATGGCGATGATGAGTTGTTCGAGCTGGTGGTGGCTGATGCCGATGGCCACAATCCGCAGACCGTGGTTCGCAACACCCAGCCGATCCTTTCGCCGGCCTGGTCGCCCGACGGGCGCGAACTGGCCTACGTTTCCTTTGCCACCGGCCGTTCCCACGTCATCGTCCAGGACATCTTCACCGGCCAGAATCGAACCGTCAGTTCCGATCGGGGCATCAACGGCGCGCCGGCATTCTCGCCCGATGGTCGCTACCTGGCCGTCAGCCTCTCGCGCGGCGGCAGTCCGGATATCTGGCTGATCGACCTGGAAAACGACCGGCGCGAGCAGTTGACCCAGCACTGGACCATCAACACCGAGCCCGCCTGGGCGCCGGAAAGCGGTCGCATCTTCTTCACCTCCGACCGCGCCGGTCGGCCACAGGTCTATTCCATGCAGCGCGATGGCAGCGATGTCCGCCGCGAGACCCGCGAGGGCCGCTACAACGCCCGTCCGACCTTCGGCCTGGACGACCGCAACATGGCCGTGGTCTGGAGCGATGGCAATAACGATTTCCGCATTGCAATCCATGATCGCGAAGCGGAGCATTTGCGTGTATTATCTGACGGTCGGCTTGACGAGTCGCCGAGTTTTGCGCCCAATGGCAGCATGCTGCTGTACGCCACCCGGGAAAACGGGAGGGGTGTGCTTGCGGCAGTTTCCGCTGATGGTCGGGTTCGGCAACGGCTGGTCCTGAGCGAGGGTGATGTCAGAGAGCCGGCCTGGTCACCGATTCTTCGGTAATACGGATAGTTCGAAATAACTCAACTTGCCCCCAAAAATCAAATACCTGCATTCAGGAGGTAGCATGAAGACTGCACTTCGAATTACGGCTCTCGTGATGCTGGCCGCCATTCTGGCCGCCTGCGCGCGCGAGGTCGTGGAAGAACCGGCACCGCCGGAGCCGCCCGCACCATCAGAGCCGACCCCGACAGAAACCGATCGGGTCGACCCACGTGATTTTTCTGACGCCCGCAATCTCGACAATCCCGATAGCCTGTTGAGTCAGCGTGTCATTTACTTCGAATTCGACCGCTCCAACGTGCGCAGCGAGTTCCGTGAAATCGTCGAGGCCCACGCCGAGTACCTGCGCAGCAATTCCAGCGCCCGCGTGATCCTCGAGGGTCATACCGACGAGCGGGGTTCGCGCGAGTACAACCTCGGGCTGGGCGAGCGTCGCGGAAACGCCGTTGACGAACTGCTGCGCGCCGGCGGTGTTCCGTCAGGCCAGATTGAAGTGGTAAGCTACGGCGAAGAGCGCCCGGTGTGTCGTGAAAGCAATGAAGACTGCTGGCAGCGCAACCGTCGCACGGAGATCGTCTACACCGCTCGCTGATGACCGTCATGAAGCGTAACGGATTGTTCAGAACCCTGGTGGTGGTCGGCCTGCTGTCGACCACCCCGATTCTGGTGCAGGCCGAAGACAGCATGCGCCTGGTCTACCAGATGCAGGATCTGCTCGAGGAAGTGCGCGAGCTTCGCGGCATGGTCGAGGAGCAGCAGCGTGAAATCGAGAACCTGCGTCGTCGACAGCGCGATCAGTATCTGGATCTGGATGAACGGCTTCAGCAGCTCGGACGCAGGCCGGCGGCTACGGCCGGGGCTGCCGAAGAGGTCGAGCCCATCCCGCCGGCTCCCGAACAGGTTCCGGAGCATGACCCCGACGATGCCCCCCGTGTGTCTGACGCGCCGGAAGTGCGAGCCCCCATCGACGCCGAAATGGATGTCCGCCCACTGGCCTCCCCCCAGGCGACCGGACCCCGGGATCTGGGAACGCCCACCGAAGACGAACAGGCCGCTTACGACCGGGCCTTCCGGGCCTTGCGGGAAACCCGCTACGCTGACGCCGCCGAAGGATTCTCCGATTTCCTGGCCAGCCACCCGAATTCGGCTTACGCGCCCAATGCCTTGTACTGGTTGGCCGAAACCTATTACGTCACCCGTGATTTCGACACCGCATTGTCGTTCTTCAAGCAACTGCTGGAGCAGTATCCGGGTAGCAACAAGGAAGGCGACGCCCTGCTGAAGATCGGTTTCAGCTACTACGAACTGCGCGAATGGAGCGACGCCCGCGCCGCCCTGGAACAGGTCAGAAGCGACCACCCCGGCACCACACTCTCACGCCTCGCGGAAAGCCGACTGCGCGACATGCGGCTGGCAGGGCATTACTGAACCAGGTTTCAGGGTTCAGCGTTCAGGTTTCAGGGCGGGCTTCGTCGATACCGACGCGGCATTAACGGTTTAGGGGTGTCACCAGCCTTTTGCCGCCATCATGCTCGACTCGAAGCCACCCCTGAACCCTGAATCCTGAACCCTGAACGCTTTCTTCCAT from Wenzhouxiangella sp. AB-CW3 includes:
- the tolB gene encoding Tol-Pal system beta propeller repeat protein TolB encodes the protein MTGRRLLLAALLALLLLPALASAQLRIEIVDGVEGAMPIAVVPFAWDSEMPEPSTGVAEIISGNLHRSGLFDPMEEADMIDRPSRPTEVGFGTWRLLRVDHLVIGRVTDAEDGVGYEIEYHLLDVHTGRILLSQALPVGAGDLRFGAHRVTDAVYEELIGTPGAFATRIAYVVVTERDGDDELFELVVADADGHNPQTVVRNTQPILSPAWSPDGRELAYVSFATGRSHVIVQDIFTGQNRTVSSDRGINGAPAFSPDGRYLAVSLSRGGSPDIWLIDLENDRREQLTQHWTINTEPAWAPESGRIFFTSDRAGRPQVYSMQRDGSDVRRETREGRYNARPTFGLDDRNMAVVWSDGNNDFRIAIHDREAEHLRVLSDGRLDESPSFAPNGSMLLYATRENGRGVLAAVSADGRVRQRLVLSEGDVREPAWSPILR
- the pal gene encoding peptidoglycan-associated lipoprotein Pal — its product is MKTALRITALVMLAAILAACAREVVEEPAPPEPPAPSEPTPTETDRVDPRDFSDARNLDNPDSLLSQRVIYFEFDRSNVRSEFREIVEAHAEYLRSNSSARVILEGHTDERGSREYNLGLGERRGNAVDELLRAGGVPSGQIEVVSYGEERPVCRESNEDCWQRNRRTEIVYTAR
- the ybgF gene encoding tol-pal system protein YbgF, encoding MKRNGLFRTLVVVGLLSTTPILVQAEDSMRLVYQMQDLLEEVRELRGMVEEQQREIENLRRRQRDQYLDLDERLQQLGRRPAATAGAAEEVEPIPPAPEQVPEHDPDDAPRVSDAPEVRAPIDAEMDVRPLASPQATGPRDLGTPTEDEQAAYDRAFRALRETRYADAAEGFSDFLASHPNSAYAPNALYWLAETYYVTRDFDTALSFFKQLLEQYPGSNKEGDALLKIGFSYYELREWSDARAALEQVRSDHPGTTLSRLAESRLRDMRLAGHY
- the tolA gene encoding cell envelope integrity protein TolA, which gives rise to MMNRWISPERKQAIKDQLWALGLALAVHVGFVLLFLAGTWSWEPFEQETPPVRVTLVDMGPVVEQRRQEEEAQRRREEQAEQERQAEQQRQREEEERRRQEELEQQQREEEQRRQQELEQQRREEERRQQEEAERQRRAEEERRAEEERQRREEERRQVEEERRRAEQERERELEELRRQREEAQRRREEEERRMAEIAERRAAEEEERRAQEEAERLRLAEEQAAEDARRATLREEYESTIRELVRRNWNRPPTAQPGVRCDVRVVQIPGGEIIDATIVSPCNADDATRRSITAAVLRVGELPYRGYENVFAREIVFTFRYDG